In Massilia sp. METH4, the genomic window GCAGCCCAGCGCCGCCACCACCAGGCCGGCCACCGCGCCGCGCTTGTAGCCGATGCGCCGGATCAGCGCGCCGGCCGGCAGCGACACGATGAAATACGCGCCGAAGAAGCAGAACTGCACCAGCATCGCCTGCACGTAGTTGAGGGTGTAGACGGACTTCAGATGCGGGATCAGCACGTCGTTCAGCGATGTGAGCAAACCCCACATGAAGAACAGGACCGTGATCACCACGAGCGGGAAGGTTTGCTGCGGCTGCGCCGGGGCGCTGCCCTGCGGCGCAAGGGCCGCGGGTGACATCTGTGCCATCGATCGTCTCCTGGTTGTGCCGGCCGTGCCGGGTGTTGTTATGGCAACGATTCTCCCTAAGCACCCCCGGCCGGTCAAACGCGATCGGCGAAACGGGCCCAGTTTAGCGGCGTTCACTAAACAGGCCCTGCGGCCCTTTCCCCGATGCCGGGGCGGGGTGTTGCCGGGTTGGTCAGCGTGTTTAGTAAATGCGACTAAACTGGCGGGCATCGAGGGGCCGCCGTTTGACCATGCGCGCACGGCTGTGCAAGACTGTGCCCATAAAGAACGGCAGGCAGGCACCGTTCGACCATAACGGAGGCGATCCATGAGCAAACTTCCAGCGGGCGGCCGTCGATGAGGGCCGCCACCGCCGCGCAGGGCGGCGTCACGATCCGCGACATCGCACGCGCCGCCGGCGTCTCGGCGGGAACGATCTCGCGGGCCCTGAAGAATGAACCGGGCTTGACGGAGGTGACGCGCCAGATGGTGCTGGAGACGGCGCGCGACCTGGGCTACGACTTCTGCAAGCTGCGCCCGAAGCGGCTGCGGCGCCTCACCTTCCTGCTGCACCGCCAGCACAACACGGCCGCCAGCAGCCCGTTCTACTCGCCGGTGCTGCACGGCGCCGAGGAAGCCTGCCGCAAGCAGGGCATCGTGCTGTCATTCATGGCGGTCGGCCCGGCCGATGGCCTGGTGGACCAGCTGCGCATGCATGCCCCCGACGCGATCGTGTGCGCCGGTTTCTTCGAGCCGGAGCTGCTGACCGCCTTGCGGGGCACCGGCAAGCCGATCGTGCTGATCGACATGAAGCTGCGCGGCTACAGCTCCGTCAATCCGGACAATATGATGGGCGGGTACCTGGCCACGAGGCACCTGATCGAGCGGGGCCGCGAGCGCGTCGGGTTCATCTGCGGCTCGCTGTCGCACTACAGCATCCGCGAGCGGGCACGTGGCTACCGCCAGGCGCTGTTCGATGCCGGCATCCTGGCCGATCCACGGCTGGAAGCCCCGCTGCCGGACGGCGTGGACCTCGAACAGGGCGCATGGGAAGCAATGGAAAGCCTGCTCGCCCTGCCGAAGCCGCCGGACGCCGTGTTCTGCTACAACGACAGCGCCGCCCTGGTGGCGATGCGCTGCTGCCTCGCCAAGGGCCTCAAGGTGCCGCACGACGTGGCGATCGTGGGCTTCGACGATATCTCGACCGCGGTGCTGGGCCACCGCCCGCTGACGACGCTGCGCATCAACAAGAAGGAACTGGGGGCGATGGGCGTGGAACTGCTGCTGGGCGGGCGCACCGAGGAAGTGGTCGAGAAAACCTCCCCGGTCGAACTGGTGGTGCGCGCCAGCACCGTTTGCTGAAGGGGGACCACGACCGCCACGAGCCCCGCACTATCGACGATGGACAGCGCGGACGATGGCCGCGCGGGGCAGGTACGCGCCTGGAAAACGATGGCCGGATCGACAGGTGAAGTAGCGAGCGGCCGGATCGACCGGCCAGGTGACGGACCGTCGCATCGACTAGTGAAGAAACGAGCAGCCGGATCGACCGGCCAAGTGACAAGTGGCCGGATCAACAGGCCAGTGCCACCGTGCGAGCGGCGGCAGGCAAATCAACAAACGATTTTCGCTGGCACGTGCCAGGCAGGAGCGCTCGGGCAGGAACGCTCGGGCATTAACAATGGCGGCGGCCGCGAAAGAACCCTGAAACGGACAATTCATGTTACCAGATTTCCATTCCCGCGAAACCCTGCTGCGGCATATCCGCGACACGCGCAACTTCTACGACCCGCGCTCGACGGACCCGAGCGGCGGCTTCTACCACTTCTACAAGGACGACGGCACGGTTTACGACGCGCATACCCGGCACCTGGTCAGCAGCACGCGCTTCGTGTTCAACTACGCAATGGCCTACCGCCACTTCCACGACGAGGCGGACCTGCGGCGCGTGCGCCATGGCCTGGCCTTCCTGCGCGACGTGCACCGCGACCCGGCCAGCGGCGGCTACGCCTGGGAGCTGGACTGGCGCGACGGCGTGAAGACCGTCACGGATCCGACCAATCATTGCTACGGTCTGGCGTTCGTGGTGCTGGCGTATGCCCATGCGCTGCTGGCTGGCGTGGAGGAAGCGCGCGGCTGGCTGGAAGAGACGTACGAGCTGATGGAACGGCGCTTCTGGGAAGCGGAGCATGGGCTGTACGCCGACGAAGCCTCGGCCGACTGGCAGGTGGCGCCGTATCGCGGGCAGAACGCGAACATGCACTCGTGCGAAGCCATGCTGGCGGCCTACGACGCAACGGGCGAACTGCGCTACCTGCACCGCGCCGAAACGCTGGCACGCAATATCGCGCTGCGGCAGGCAAGCCTGGCGGACGACCTGGTATGGGAACACTACAAGGAAGACTGGTCGGTGGATGCCGACTACAACCGCCACGACAGCACCAACATCTTCCGTCCGTGGGGCTACCAGCCGGGCCACCTCACCGAATGGGCCAAGCTGCTGCTGATCCTTGAACGCCACGCGGACAAACTGGCCGGCCCGCCGGACTGGCTGCCCGGGCGCGCGGCGCACTTCTTCGACGCCGCGCTGGCGCGGGCCTGGGACGAGAAGCATGGCGGCATCCACTACGGTTTCGCGCCGGACGGCTCGATCTGCGACGCCCACAAGTATTTCTGGGTACAGGCCGAGAGCTTCGCCGCCGCCGCCCTGCTGGCCGCGCGCACCGGCGAGCAGCGCTACTGGGACTGGTACGACCGCATCTGGCAGTACAGCTGGGAACATTTCGTCGACCATGAGCACGGCGCGTGGTACCGCATCCTGGCGCCGGACAATGCCAAGCTGACCGACGAGAAAAGCCCGGCCGGCAAGACGGACTACCACACGATGGGCGCCTGCTACGAAGTGCTGGGGGTACTGGCGTGAGCGAACCAGTCTTCATTTCCGCCGGCGAGGCGCTCACGGACCTGATCGTGCAGGGCGCCGCCGGCACGCAATGGACATCGCGCACCGGCGGCTCGACGTGGAACGTGGCGCGCGCCATGGCGAAGCTGGGCGTACCGACGGCCTTCGCCGGTGCCATCAGCCGCGACGTGTTCGGCGACGCGCTGTGGGAAGCGTCGATGGCGTCCGGCCTCGATGCGCGTTTCCTGCAGCGGCTGGACAAATCGCCGCTGCTGGCGATCGTGCACCGCTTGTCGCCACCCAGCTATTTCTTCGTGGGCGACGACAGCGCCGACCTGCACTTCGACCCGCGCGCCCTGCCCGAGGGGTGGCGTGCCCATTGCCGCTGGATACACTTCGGCGGCATCAGCCTGGCGCGCCGGCCGCTGGCCGACCGGCTGCTGGAGCTGGCACGGGAGGCGAAGCAGGCCGGCATCCGCATCAGCTACGATCCGAACTGGCGCCTGTTGATGGACGAGCGCTACGACGCGACGCTGCGCGCGATGACGGCGCTGGCCGACGTGGTGAAGGTCTCCGACGAAGACCTGGCCGGCCTGTTCCGCACCGACGACATCGAGGCGGCGTTCGCGACGCTGCGCGGCTTCAACCCGGCAGCGCAGTACCTGTACACCCGCGGCGAACGCGGGGCGTCGCTGCACGCGCCCGACGGCGCATGGCATGCACCGGCCGTGCCCGTGCAGGTGGCCGACACGGTAGGCGCCGGAGACGCCAGCATCGCCGGCTTCGCCTGGAGCCAGCTGGCCGCGCCGCGGCGCTCGCCGCAGGAACATCTGCACTTCGCCGTCGCGTCCGGCGCCGCGGCCTGCCTCGGCGCCGGCGCCAGCCCGCCGTCTCTTGCGGATATCGAACGACTGCTGCCAGTGTCCTGAATCAGAAGTTCGTTGATTACAAATCTGGCGAAATCGTCTCGAGGCAAGGCGGACATGTCCAGTAAGGCCGGGGCCTTTCCGGGCATTTTCAACGCAGCATCGGGGCGATTCTCGTCGAATTTGTTCAATGAATCTCTGATTCGGGGTACTA contains:
- a CDS encoding LacI family DNA-binding transcriptional regulator, coding for MRAATAAQGGVTIRDIARAAGVSAGTISRALKNEPGLTEVTRQMVLETARDLGYDFCKLRPKRLRRLTFLLHRQHNTAASSPFYSPVLHGAEEACRKQGIVLSFMAVGPADGLVDQLRMHAPDAIVCAGFFEPELLTALRGTGKPIVLIDMKLRGYSSVNPDNMMGGYLATRHLIERGRERVGFICGSLSHYSIRERARGYRQALFDAGILADPRLEAPLPDGVDLEQGAWEAMESLLALPKPPDAVFCYNDSAALVAMRCCLAKGLKVPHDVAIVGFDDISTAVLGHRPLTTLRINKKELGAMGVELLLGGRTEEVVEKTSPVELVVRASTVC
- a CDS encoding AGE family epimerase/isomerase, with protein sequence MLPDFHSRETLLRHIRDTRNFYDPRSTDPSGGFYHFYKDDGTVYDAHTRHLVSSTRFVFNYAMAYRHFHDEADLRRVRHGLAFLRDVHRDPASGGYAWELDWRDGVKTVTDPTNHCYGLAFVVLAYAHALLAGVEEARGWLEETYELMERRFWEAEHGLYADEASADWQVAPYRGQNANMHSCEAMLAAYDATGELRYLHRAETLARNIALRQASLADDLVWEHYKEDWSVDADYNRHDSTNIFRPWGYQPGHLTEWAKLLLILERHADKLAGPPDWLPGRAAHFFDAALARAWDEKHGGIHYGFAPDGSICDAHKYFWVQAESFAAAALLAARTGEQRYWDWYDRIWQYSWEHFVDHEHGAWYRILAPDNAKLTDEKSPAGKTDYHTMGACYEVLGVLA
- a CDS encoding carbohydrate kinase; translation: MSEPVFISAGEALTDLIVQGAAGTQWTSRTGGSTWNVARAMAKLGVPTAFAGAISRDVFGDALWEASMASGLDARFLQRLDKSPLLAIVHRLSPPSYFFVGDDSADLHFDPRALPEGWRAHCRWIHFGGISLARRPLADRLLELAREAKQAGIRISYDPNWRLLMDERYDATLRAMTALADVVKVSDEDLAGLFRTDDIEAAFATLRGFNPAAQYLYTRGERGASLHAPDGAWHAPAVPVQVADTVGAGDASIAGFAWSQLAAPRRSPQEHLHFAVASGAAACLGAGASPPSLADIERLLPVS